A single genomic interval of Lepisosteus oculatus isolate fLepOcu1 chromosome 12, fLepOcu1.hap2, whole genome shotgun sequence harbors:
- the lypd6 gene encoding ly6/PLAUR domain-containing protein 6 yields the protein MEPCPTLAWVLLLSLITDWLKTVHSRDFIATDIIYLHPSTTPYPGGFKCFTCENATDNYECNRWAPDLYCPREARYCFTSHRMDSRGESVSVTKRCVPLEDCLSTGCAALGPEGHKVCTSCCEGNICNMPLPRNETDAIFATTSPLNRTPRLVHNPLGLFSISCYSLIVLWLP from the exons ATGGAACCCTGTCCTACACTGGCCTGGGTCCTGCTGTTGAGTCTGATCACCGACTGGCTGAAAACTGTCCACTCACGGGACTTCATAGCCACAGACATCATCTATCTCCATCCTTCAA CCACTCCATACCCAGGTGGGTTCAAGTGTTTCACTTGTGAAAATGCAACAGATAACTATGAATGCAATCGATGGGCACCAGACTTGTACTGCCCCAGAG aagccaggtACTGCTTCACGAGTCACAGGATGGACTCCCGGGGGGAAAGCGTGTCGGTGACGAAGCGCTGCGTGCCCCTGGAGGACTGTCTGTCGACGGGGTGTGCGGCGCTCGGCCCTGAAGGCCACAAG GTGTGCACCTCATGCTGTGAGGGGAATATCTGTAACATGCCACTGCCGAGGAATGAGACCGACGCCATATTTGCAACTACTTCGCCTCTCAACAGAACCCCGAGACTTGTGCACAACCCTCTGGGTCTCTTCAGCATATCCTGCTACAGTCTCATTGTTCTGTGGCTTCCATAA